TGAGCCGACTCACAAGGTCAAAAGCATATTGCTTTGGAGTACACCGTACTCACCACGGGGAGCCGTGATTGACTCCCGGGACGCCTCCGGCGGCCCATAGCAAGGCAAAAAGGTGCCCCTCGTCTGGAATTATATAGAAAGACATGTCGAGATAACGATTTGGCATACCTCTGACGTGTTACGACACAATGGTGTCCTTTTGCCTTCCGACCTGCCATTATGCCGACGGTCGCGGGGGCATGCCATGACCAACGTCACTACCGGGCTACGGACCACTCCCAGAAGTTCCACCACAGTCCGGTCTGGTTGGGCATGTATTCGACATGCTCGATGGTGTCGGCTGAAGCTTGCAGCCCCGGCACCTGATAGAGGGGCAGTCCGTAGCGCGCGTCCCAGATGAGCCGGTCTATCCGGGTCTGAAGCTCATCCCGGCGCTGGGCATCAGCCTCCGTCACGAGTTCGTCCATCAGCGCATCCGCTGCGGGACTGGAAAAACCGTTGAAGTTGGAGGCCGAGCCGGTCCGGAAGACCTGAGGCACTCCGGACACCCCGACCCCGGAGGCAGTCCAGCCAAAGATGGCAGCGTCATGGCTGTCCGTTCCCAGTTGTTCCGCCCAGTCAGAGGCGGGAAGTCCGCCGTCGACGACGGTGAACCCGGCTTCGGACGCTGACTCTTGAATCAGCTTGAACGCAGCCGCCCGGTTGGTGTTGTCACGGTTGTAAAGGATGCGCACCTCGGGTGTGGCGCCGTCGAGCAGGTCTCGTGCACGGTCCGGATCCACCGCGGCGAACTCCCGGGAGCCGTTTGTGGCGGCTGCTTCCTCATAGGCGGACTGGTCGGTGAGGAACACTTCAGAGTCCAACGGCTTCGCCTCGGGCTGCAGCGGCTGCACGGTTGCCTCCACGATGGCTTGGCGCGGCACGGTATGAAGAAAGGCCTCGCGGACAGTCTTGTCTGCGAAGACGCCGTCGAATTTCAGGTCCAGATGGTCATAGGCAAGCTGGTTGCCCCGGTGCAGGTTGATGTTGCCCATCGACTCGAGTTCAGTCAGCGTGCCGCTGTCCGCCGGCGGAGAGATGATGTCCACGGTGCCGTCTTTCAGGGCTGCCGCCTGGCCGGAAGAATCCTGGAGGAACCGCACCGTGATCCGGTCCAGCTCCGGCTGGGGACCCCACCGGTAATCGTCGTTCCGCACCAGCGTCAGGGACGTTCCCGGTTCGATGCTCTGAACTATGTAAGGGCCGCTGGAAAGATAAAGCGCCGGGTCATCCGGAAGTCCGTCGGTGGTGAAGGCTGTGTTCCAGTAGTCTGCGACAGCTCGCAGTTCCGGGTTGACCGGAGCAGGATCCAGGGCATCACCTGCGGGGGTGTTCCGGATCAACCGGGTCAGTTCTTTTTCGTCTGCCAGCCCTGCACCCTGGGCGACGACGTGCGCCGGGACGCCGATCCCGCCGTCGTCGGCCAGTGATCCGAACGCTGTCTCCCAGTCCGCGTACGGCTGTGAATAGGTCAGGGTGATGGACCGGTTGTCATCACCGATTTCCGGAAGGCCGGTCAGGGCCAGGGCCTCAGTGGATCCCGCGTAGTCGAAATAGCGCGTGCCTGAGAGAACAGTGCCGTTGCTGGCCGTGAGCTCGTCATCGAACCGCCCGGATGCTGCGGCCCAGGCGAGCATCATGTCATCCGCACCCACCGGAGCTCCGTCGGACCAGGCCACCCCCTCATTGACCGTGTACTTTACCGTCAGCGGATCCTCGGAGATTCTTTCGTAGGTGCCGAAATCCTCCAGCGGAACAACGTCCAGGTTGTTGTCCACATAGTTGAAGCCCGAGTGGGTGGCATAGGCAATGCGGTTGTTGATGTCCGTGTTCCCGTCCGCAGTTTGCGGATTGAAGGAGCTGAAGGAGCTGGTCTCCGCCACGGAGATCTCACCTCCCGGAGTCGGCGAGGTTCCGGGCACTTCCTCGACGGCATCCGGCTCAGCGGTGCAGGCACCCAGGACCAGGACCCCTGCGGCGCACGCAGCGATGAGTTTGGTCAGGCGGTCAAAACGCATAGTTGCTCCCCGGGACGTTATGGCGTTGATCGCACACCCTGTGATGATGACACACGGCGCCCTGTTCCCACGAGCATCAGCCGGGTGAGCCGATGTTGGAGTCAGGCGTAGTCGGCCTGGGCGCCGATAAGATAGTTTCAGGCTCTGAGAGCACGTCACAACGAATAAGAGGACCCTGTGAAGATCACCATTGTCGGCGGCTCAAAAGGCACCGGAGCACAGCTCGCCGCGCTCGCGCAGGCAGCAGGCCACGAGGTTACGGTCGTTTCCCGCAGCGGCAACGCACCCGCAGGCGTGCACGCGGTCACCGGCGATGCGGCCGACCCCGCCGTAGCAGCCCGGGCGGTGGCGGGAGCCGACGCCGTCGTTGTCACCGTGGGCGGCGCCAAGGGTGTTTCCCGGCAGCGGACGGCTGTCACCGAAAGCGTCATCGGTGCGATGCAGAAAGCCGGCGTGCACCGGCTCCTGGTGCAGTCCTCGCTGGGTGCCGGAGATTCCGGCTCGCAGATGCCCGCACCGCTGCGGCTCGTCATGCAGGCAGTGCTCGCCAAGGCCCTGGCGGATCACAACAAGCAGGAGGCTGCCGTGCAGAGTTCCGGCCTGGAATGGACGATCGTCCGTCCCACCGGCCTCACGGACAAGGAGCCGACCGGCACCTGGAAGGCGCTGACAACGGGCGACGGCGGCCGGCTGGGCGGGTCAATCCCCCGCCGTGACCTGGCCGCCTGCATGCTCGGGTTGCTTACTGACGATTCGAGCGTGGGCAAGGCCCTTGGGGTGAGCAGCTAGCTCAGGCAACTCCAGCTAGCCCCGGCGTCAGCGTTCGTAGACCATCTCCGCGAAAACCGCTCCGGTACCGGCTGTTCCCATCGAGTAGACCGAGGCCACGGCACCGACAAAACCGCCGGCGGCTTCAGTGCTGAGCACCCGTGCCGGGAGGTCTGCGCTAAGAACAACGGCCCCGTCCGTTCCTGTTTCCACGCGCACCGTGGCACCATCGAGAACGGCCATCCGCAGTTCGATACCGGCAGGTTCACCAGCCACAAGACGGTCGAACGTTTCGTCGTCGAGGTTCCGGGATTCAACTATCCGGCTCACACCGCCCGCCACCTCTATGATGTCGATACGAGCCGCCTTCTCCACGCTGAGCTCGGCCCGGATCTGTGATTCCGGGCTCTGCGACAGACTGATTCCCACCAGGGTCTGCATCGGCCCGCCAGCCGCCGGGGACCTGAGCAGGCGTTCGACCGTGGCGGCGAACGCGGCCGTGTGGTGGGAGAGGCGAACCCCCAGCGCCGCGGCAGGTTCCGTCCGGTCGACGCGCGCCCCCGTGGACAGCAAGGCGATCCTGTTCTCGCTGCCCGCCTCCCCCATATGCTGAGCCGGGAATCCCCGGGCCGTTATCCACGGTTCGTCCCG
This genomic interval from Arthrobacter sunyaminii contains the following:
- a CDS encoding NAD(P)-dependent oxidoreductase, whose product is MKITIVGGSKGTGAQLAALAQAAGHEVTVVSRSGNAPAGVHAVTGDAADPAVAARAVAGADAVVVTVGGAKGVSRQRTAVTESVIGAMQKAGVHRLLVQSSLGAGDSGSQMPAPLRLVMQAVLAKALADHNKQEAAVQSSGLEWTIVRPTGLTDKEPTGTWKALTTGDGGRLGGSIPRRDLAACMLGLLTDDSSVGKALGVSS
- a CDS encoding ABC transporter family substrate-binding protein; this encodes MRFDRLTKLIAACAAGVLVLGACTAEPDAVEEVPGTSPTPGGEISVAETSSFSSFNPQTADGNTDINNRIAYATHSGFNYVDNNLDVVPLEDFGTYERISEDPLTVKYTVNEGVAWSDGAPVGADDMMLAWAAASGRFDDELTASNGTVLSGTRYFDYAGSTEALALTGLPEIGDDNRSITLTYSQPYADWETAFGSLADDGGIGVPAHVVAQGAGLADEKELTRLIRNTPAGDALDPAPVNPELRAVADYWNTAFTTDGLPDDPALYLSSGPYIVQSIEPGTSLTLVRNDDYRWGPQPELDRITVRFLQDSSGQAAALKDGTVDIISPPADSGTLTELESMGNINLHRGNQLAYDHLDLKFDGVFADKTVREAFLHTVPRQAIVEATVQPLQPEAKPLDSEVFLTDQSAYEEAAATNGSREFAAVDPDRARDLLDGATPEVRILYNRDNTNRAAAFKLIQESASEAGFTVVDGGLPASDWAEQLGTDSHDAAIFGWTASGVGVSGVPQVFRTGSASNFNGFSSPAADALMDELVTEADAQRRDELQTRIDRLIWDARYGLPLYQVPGLQASADTIEHVEYMPNQTGLWWNFWEWSVAR